A segment of the Pochonia chlamydosporia 170 chromosome Unknown PCv3seq00013, whole genome shotgun sequence genome:
GTTGTGCTTGGTGCCTGGACTTGCGATACCAACCCTCCCCCAGTCATATTTTCCACACATCCTACAAACCGAAATGTCGGACCGCGAATCCCCTGCCGGTTCACCGGCAAATGAGCCAGTCGATGATGGGCAGGAGCAGGATTTCCAAGATGAGGTTGCAGCCGCTGATTCAGACCGGGACTCGGATGCGCTATCTGAAATCGATGAAAACGAGTTTGAAGACTACGATCCGGAGACAGCCAATATCGAGGACCGGCCAGTAGATATTGACGAAGATATTGCGCGTACTCTCAAGGCCACCAAGCGAAAGCGCGTTGCTGGAGATGTGCCTAAAAAACCACGAGAGGGTCGCCgagagaagaggagggaccgtgatgatgatgttcccATGGAGGACGGCTCAGAACCTGATGGAAAGGCGCCACGACGAGCAAGGCGAGCCGCTGAAGGCGAGAGACGGCGAGCAAAGGCTGATACTCCTGAACCCCAGAACGAGGAAGAGTTGAGCCCTGAAGAGCGAAGAAAGAGGGCCATCGATCGAGCACTCGATGCGGCGATTAAAAAGGGTGGAACGACTAAACGACGGCGCAAGGATGAAATTGTAAGGAGGGTGATTTTTTTCAGTGGATAGGTGCAAAATGTGCTAACAGAACTGCTTAGGATTTGGAAGACGAGATTGATGAGCAGCTTGCGgagctcaaggtcaagatgGAGCGGGCGTGCCGAGCCGACAACGAAGCACGAGAGTCTGGGCAACCGGCTCTGCACAAGTTGAAGCTTCTCCCCGAGGTCAACGCGATTCTAAACCGAAACAATGTGCAGCATGCTGTTCTCGACCCAGACACCAACTTCCTGCAGCAcgtcaagttcttcctcgAGCCGCTTAATGATGGGTCCTTGCCTGCGTACAATATCCAACGCGATCTATTTACAGCAATGACCAAGCTCAATGTTGAAAAGGAAGCACTCTTGAGCAGCGGCATCGGAAAGGTGGTCCTGTTTTACACCCGGAGCAAAAAGCCAGAACCAAGCATCAAGAGGATGGCTGAGAGGCTGCTGGGAGAATGGAGTCGACCCATCTTGAAGCGAACGGATGACTACAAGAAGCGACAGATTGAAAGCCGTGATTACGATTACCAGTATGTGAAGATGACcgctttcttcttcttttttatttGGTTGGGCAGATTACAAGCTAACGCATAGTCTCAGGGCCGCGAAAATGGCACAGCGCCAAAAGATTGGATCGCAGTTTAGCCTCACCCAGCGACCGGCAATGTCTGCCCGCGACGCTGAACGCGAACGTATTCTCGCGCCGGTTGGCTCTAACAACCGCGCACGTATGTCAAGTCTTCCAGAGAGCTATACCATTGCTCCCAAGAGCACCTTTGACGGCACCAGGGGCTCAGAACATCGGCCACTTGGTGCGGGTGGTATGGAGGCGTTTAGAAAGATGACgcagaagagcaagaagcgAGGCTGATGTGGTTGGCTTTGGTGACAATATGTCACAGTGTATTCTTTTTATTACGTTTTATTATGCAGACTGGGGCCTCAACTGGAATCATTGGGCGTTTTAGGAAGACAAGGAAATAATTACTCTTGAAAAGCTGCAACTACGTGCCTGCAAACTGGGGATGTTTCATTCAGAACGGATTGTGGTGATAGAAGCCGCAGagtgctgctggctggaaATGAAAGTTGAGGTTTGCGTAGTGTTGACACCAACTGCGAGGCCTGCAATCAAGCAATCCATGTGATGGGATCGTAAAGCTTTGACTCCTCACCTTGGACTTCTGAAAGTTACATGAGGGAGTCTGGTATTTAAATGGCTAATTATTCTTGGTACAACGAGTGCTTTTAGTCTAGAATAGAAAGTCGACATTGACGGCGCTGGCCGGCTGTtctgacaagggcaaagagAAAAAGGCATGTGACTGTGATGATATGTCGTCGGGTTGCTGGTATCTGTCTCGTGAAGCTTGACGGGGGTCCCTGCATCATTCTAGCTATTAttgggtctggttggttggtggttggttgtTCCTTGATGCGAGGTGAAAACGAACCAGACATCCGGAAGCTTGAGGATGAGCGGTGACGTCAACGGGTCAACAGGTCAATGCAAGACCACTGAGCGCTGCCGGTGCCAGCCAGCAGGatatttgatggctgaaAAGTTCTTGTGCTCAAACTGGCTTGGTGGGGCGATTCAATATTGGAACTTGtatccatgtctgtctggtctgctgggCTCATTCCGTCCCGTTCCCCAAGCAAATGGGCGATACCAAGTGCGAGTGCGTGCATATGCGAGGAACGATCACTGTATGTCGACGCGGTACGATATCGGATCCATCGGTATTATGACAAGGTCGGATCTAGAACCGACAACGTGGGGTACAATCCGGTCTGGTTATTTGAGGGCGGAAGAAAGTCGTTGACTGTTGAAATCGAAGCATGACCATTGTCATCAGCGGTTGGCGCGCCAAtatcaagtctggtactaTTGAGCTACTGATTAAGGGCTAGCTTGAGCAGCTGCGGGAATGTGCCTTGTTAGGCTGATTGtttatttatatttattttAATTTATTGCAGATGATGTGTTTTGCCGACTCAAATCGGGGAAAAGATACTTCTTCTCATTCTGAGTTCCTGCTCATCTACATGCGTGCCGTGTCTGTGATACTTTGCGGTTGTGACGGGAAGTGCGGAAGTGCCAAGCTGCTGCAAGGACACGGCCGGCCGTGGTCACACTGCATGGTAGATTTGACGTTAATATCCTAGCCGTTGCACTTGGATATGTGGGAAACTGTGAGGTGTAAAGAGCCGAGCTGTCGTCTCCAAATTTATCCATATGTATAGACGATCGATGTCTTGGCGTATTGACTCGGCGCACCAAGCTCCGTCATTTGGCTGGGTGATGTGACTTCAAGTTGGAAATATTCCAGTGCGAGCATTGTTGGACTGATGGCAATAACTCATAATAAGAGACACCTAGTGGACTGaatgcttcaatgttataagttcaatgttgcgtCAAGTCTGTTCGTGCAGTGCATTCAAGTGCAGACAACATGGAAGCGAGACCAGAGTTGCGCTTGATTTTGCTCCAACGCAGGAGCTCAACTGCTCCTTCCCAGTTCTGTTTCCACTGCACTTGAACTTTATCTTTTTGTCCTCTATTTTCTCTCTTTCCTTGGTTCCCTTTCATCACCTGGGCTGTGggcattttgtttttgaGCCTCTCCACATCTTCATCTATCTCGCCACCTTGGACGTGTACTACTCGCCCCGTTACGATTCGTCCGTCCGCCCCGTGTTTGAAGCTCTGCAACAGTCTCACAAATGCCAAGCCGGCTAGTGATAAACGACATTGGATGATGCCAGACAGTACCATTTCTGTACTCGCGCTGTTCCTACAGTAAATGCTCCAGCAAAATAATACTCGACTACGGCACTGCATCTGGCCTAGATAACAGATAAGGGCAGCCTCATTGTCTGTGTGCtgccatcaatcaatcagtcAATCACCTACGCCAAAATTAGACTTGGATGCATTGGATTGGGTTTACAGGATTGGATCCCGCCGTCATTGCCAGCCCGACACGCCCCCCATTTCGATAAAGTcccagcttggcttggcttggacTGGTATCGCCTCTTACCAAACGAATTTACATCCAGTCTTACCCCTCCACTTGCAGCTGGGTCCTGgtctgatgtctggtcctccTCTGGTCATTGATCTGTCGTCCGTCGTCCCCGTCTCAACCGGACTGGCTTGTGGAGGCACTTTCGGCGCAAAAGTGAGAGCTTGTGTGCGACAAGACATTGACCAACAGACAACAGAGGGAGGAGCTCTTCTTGGGAcctctttttttcttgtgCTTTCTGCTCAAGCGTCATTTCACATTTCGTTCGCCATTCCCATCACATCGCCGTTTTCGCAATCGCTACGTTTATCCACAATACTCTCGATATTCGATTCATTTCTTCCATCGTCGAACCATCGCGCGCCGAACCGCACCATCCTAATCGCCAACTTCAAAGCTTGCATCGACGCCGCGGGTTATCTGGACGACTTGCCACTTGAGACACCATTCGAGCAGCACacgctggcgctggcgcaGAGTAGACATCTACTCTGTCGCACTCGTACTCTACTCTCACAGTCACTCCTCGTCTCACACGGCACGCAGTTTTGCGCCAGTGCCCAGTGGGCGAGAAATCACTAGCCGCCGAGCAGCGAGCGTTTTCCGCCCCCGATCTGACCACTGCTTTTTGCTTCTGCGACGCGACAACAACCACACATATCAGGACCGCAACTCACGGCGGCAAACATGAACGGTGACCAGCCGGCTGAGGCCGAAAAGCCTCCTCTTGATTCGGCCGACGGCACGAGCTCCAGCGGAGCTGACACCCTCGccaagaagaggaagaaggagatcttgaagcccatcatcaccaccgagGGCAGCTCGCCACAACAGCAATCTGAGGGAGATGGACAGCAAAATAAACAGGTCAAATCTGGGTGAGTATGAGTGCTGTTGTCTTTTTCTAATTTGCCTGGAATTTTAAATCCCTTTGAAGTTTGTCTCGTTGATGCTCAATTTGTTTAAACAATGAAATCGCTTTGCAACATGCCCACTGCGAAGAACAGTGTTACTCGGGATCcctttgttgttgttgccaacAACCTTGGCCGATTTGCATCAGATCAAGCTTACGCCACAACCTATGCCACTCGGCTACCAACCCATGCCTGCAGACGAGTTacaatgccaagaagaagaagatttaCCAACAGGTTTCGGAAAGTTCCAAACGCTGCGTCCACAGTGCAGCATTGCATCACGGCTTATGGAACCTACGGCGCTCTGTCATGCAGAAACAAAGCGCTTGCCGCCACCCTGTCATATATCTTCGATAAAGGGGAATCGAGAAATAGGACTCTGCCAGGGACAATTATTGCAAAATGGTTGTTTTGTCTTGCAATGCAGTTGACGCTGGTCAATGAAGAATTGCATTTCGCGCATTTTCAAGTTGATATGTGCGATGGGATTCCTTACGGCAGGGATTCATGACGGCAAGGAAGAAGCCTTCTATAAAGCCTCAGGAAACCAAGGAACCAGGACAGATACGGCCAAGCGATGACGATGCATCCCATGCAGGGTAACAGGGAAGAAGATCGACAAAATGAACACGGCCACTGGACGGGCAAACAGGGTTGCAGCAGCCAAACAAGTATCGCCGAGTGACGACCACTTACTCAGTGAGGCTTTGTTAATCTGGAGCCCATGTCGACCTGCGTGCGCTAGTCGCGGATTTCCTCGTCGTCAGCGTTGGGGCACTGCAATGGTCAATGCTACtggctttgttttgtttgttttgttttgttggcaACATGACGAAGGTGAAATTGTACCCGTTCCGAATCGACTCTGCGCTGCAGCAAGACTGTAATGACACAGCTCTTGTTTACCCTGGTTTGGGGCGGTGCAGTTGACGGGTGCTCAAGTGGGCAATACGATCGGTCGGCTTGGCTGGGGAGCTCGATCAAACAACGATGGAGAAGCTTGACTGGAGAAGTGAACCCAACCATGGCAGGGAGCAAGAAAGAGAGGATCAATGATGGAGCATGGGCGGCAAGTCGTTGGACCACAAGCCAGCACATCGCAGATTGTGCCAACGCAGAGACCACCTGGCCCAGCTCTACAGATCAGATGGCTCGTGGCCGGCTAGTGGCTGGGTCACGTCACGAATCAGTTGCGGAACGGCTGCTGAAGGTGGTACTTCAGTAATCAGGGGCAGTGATTCTGATCTGGTCACGCACCGCTATCAAGTTCAAGTGAGCAATGGGAAAGCAGACAGTCCTGCTTTGCCGTGTGAGAGTTGCATTGAAGTTCAATGTCTGACGCCCACGTTGATGAGTCTGATGAACTTGACCTCAGTAAGAGCCAGAGACTTGCCAGCGCTTGCGGGCCTGAACAgcgacatggaacattgaattgcGAtcagacatctggacctcCAAAAAGCTGGCATGGGCACTAGGCTCAGTTGCTCCGCTCCCTGGGCACTCTTCCTGGGCACTAGCGCCGGCCAGGCACTGAGCTGCAAGTGAGCAGAGCTCCGGCTGGCGGAATGTCCAGTGAACCAGACTCAAGTGCCAGGCACTGCGCTGCGCTGCGCTACCGGCTGCCAGCACTTGATGCCCTCTGCGTACCATTTGATCATTGATGTTCCTGTCCCGTCCCGCCTGGGCCCTCGGGTTGCATCACCTTGTATCAAGTGTACATGGATGGAGGGCCTTTATGTTCGGGCAATGTACCAAACCTGGTTGTTTCTGCTTTCTTGGTTTGATACAGAACACAATGATTCCTCCGTCCCCAGAGGTGGATGTTGCTGGCTACTTAATACTTGGGTCGTCAGACCTAGCCAGGACGGATCAGACCGGACTGGAGTTGACTGGAGTTGACTGGGCTGCACCATTTGATCACACCTGCGCACctgcacttgcacttgcacttgcacttgacCCTTCAAATCCACCCCCCAAGCAAGCCAGTTGAGCCCACTTCATATGCACAACTGCTCGCATCCTGTTATTTGCGCAAGCTTGTCTTCTCTCAAACATCACACATCACACGAAACATCGTCTCCGATCTCCCCCGCCCACCATATATGAATACCGAGCAGTTCTTGGGTTCCGTTGTGTAGCCATTTAGTATTTTGTCTACACCAGACCTGGCATTCAAACCCTCCCCCCACCAACCACCGCGAGCAACTGCACTGCACGACTCGACAAGCAGACCACACtggagcagagcagagcaacACAAAAAATAGACGCCAGACGCTCAGCTCAGCGCTACTCTACTCAGCACAagcacaaacacaaacacaagcacagcacagcaccaTCTCTGCTGCCGTCGCCGCTCTTGCGCGACTGCATGCAATGGTTGCGAGATGAGCTTCCTCAAGTCAAGGTTCTGGCCTCATGTtatccccatcatcaccaccattccCGCCGCGACACATAGTAAATTGCGCTTTCGTCTTGGACTTCTCCTTGGAAGCTCGCATGGATTGCTTGCACCTGCCCTAGCTTACCCCTCTATCCAACGCTCCCCTGAGCCCGCCCCGCCAAACCCAGCATCGCTGCACCGCCTCTTCAAGTGCTTTGCCCACCGCTAGTCCATGACGGCTTGGCGTTGACGTCCAAATTTACCTGTCATGACATTGTGCTAATACTGGATTTTTCTCGTCATATAGAACACATCAATTGTCCGCCGGCGCACCCGCCtcaccgtcatcatcatccgtcGACGACCCCGCCGAAAATACCGCTGACGAGGAGGATTCTGAGGACTACTGCAAGGGTGGCTACCACCCAGTCCAGGTTGGCGAGAAATTCAAGGATGGAAAATACACAGTTGTGCGCAAGCTAGGTTGGGGTCACTTCTCAACCGTCTGGCTGTCGCGCGacaacaccaatggcaagcaCGTCGCTCTAAAGGTTGTGCGATCGGCTGCCCACTATACCGAAACCGCAATCGATGAAATCAAGCTCCTCAACCGAATTGTCCAAGCTAAGCCAGACCATCCCGGCCGAAAGCATGTCGTCAGCTTGCTCGACTCCTTCGAACACAAAGGACCCCACGGTACCCACGTTTGCATGGTTTTCGAGGTGCTTGGAGAGAATCTGCTGGGTCTGATCAAGAGGTGGAACCACCGCGGCATTCCCATGCCTCTTGTCAAGCAAATCACCAAGCAGGTCTTGATGGGTCTCGATTACCTCCACAGAGAATGCGGCATTATCCACACGGATCTGAAGCCCGAAAACGTTCTCATTGAGATTGGCGATGTTGAGCAGATAGTCAAGAAGGTGGTCAAGAACGAGCCTGCAGAGAAGGAGAATAACCGTAACGGAAGAAGGAGACGTAGGACACTCATCACAGGCAGCCAGCCGCTCCCTTCACCTCTGAATTCGACCTTTAACCATTCGAACTTGTTCCCTGGAGGATCAGCACCGAGCGTTGGTAGCGTTCTTGACCAAGGTACGGCACACTTATGTCCTCCACTGATACGTGCGAGGCAAAGTGATCCCAGCCAGGGGCTAACCACAAGCTGTATAGGTTCTAGTAAGAATAGCGAATCTTCGCCCAAGTCGACAGAAGAATCACAAAAGCAACGAGAAAAATCAGCGTAAGTCAAGAAGCCCACAAGACGATCATGGGCCAACCGCCGATGCATGGCATTGCTGACACCCTGCAGAGATATTCTAACCCGAGAGGTATCCGGAATTTCCCTCGATAAGGCGAGCGGACCGACGGCCTCCACGGGGGAGAAGCGCAAGGCCGAGGACGCTCACGCTTTCGACGTCATCAGTGTCAAAATTGCCGACTTGGGAAACGCATGCTGGGTCAACCACCATTTCACCAACGACAttcagaccagacaatacCGATCGCCGGAGGTTATTCTTGGGGCAAAGTGGGGTGCCAGTACAGATGTTTGGAGCATGGCAGCTATGGTGAGGAATCTTATGCATCCGTACGGCTGGTGCTGCCGTTGAGAATGATGCTAACGCGGAGGTCACTAGGTGTTTGAGTTGATTACAGGCGATTATTTGTTTGACCCGCAGTCTGGCACCAAGTatggcaaagacgacgacCACATTGCACAAATTATTGAGCTGTTGGGCCCATTCCCACGATCTCTGTGCCTTAGCGGCAAGTGGAGCCAAGAAATCTTCAACCGGAAGGGCGAGCTTCGAAACATTCATCGGCTACGACACTGGGCGTTACCAGACGTACTCCGGGAGAAGTACCACttcaaggaagaggaagccAAGAGGATCTCGGCATTCTTGGTGCCAATGCTAGAGTTGATTCCAGAAAAGAGAGCCAATGCGGGAGGCATGGCCGGGCACAACTGGCTGGAAGACACTCCGGGTATGAAGGGCCTCAAGATTGACGGGTTAGAAGTGGGCGGACGGGGAGAGGGGATTGAGGGATGGGCTACAGAAGTGAGAAAGCGATAAGAAGTTGACGAACTCACGAACTGGGGCCGCGTTACCATGAGACAACGGCGAGCAACAGCGGCAGGATTTGCTGCCCTGGCATTGCTGCTCCCCATTTCTGGCAAGGGCATGCCGTTGTGGCTTGTTGGTATAGAGATATTTTGCGCAATTATTGGATCAGCTGCGTGTTATGGTTAGGAAGCTGTAGGCAATTGTCAGTTGGCCAATGTGCAGAGAAGCAGCGGCAGGCAGGACTATACATGAGGGAATGAAGTTGTAGCAAGAAaccaatgtcaagtttgtgctacatgatgatgatggatgactGTCGATGGACGCAtgtatggatggatggctgcCTGGATGGTCGAGATGGGTGGAAGTAAGAGAGGGGATGAATACATATTTGATGTGATGGCAAGGATAGGGATAGATAGACTATGCATGAGTTCTAGAATGTTTTGCCGCGTAATGATCCATGTGCGTACGGCAGGATGGTGGACGGGTGAAGTAATGTCCAGCTCGACACGAACAATGGCAACGACAGTGATGTTGTCATTTGGTCAGACGTTCTCTAAGAATTTTAGGGGAAAAAAATGAGAATGGTCAGAAACTACCAATGTGTACAATTACAAACGATAAAATTTCGAATCAAGTCTTATTCCTCCGTCTTGCCTTTACAGAATCAGCCGGTGAATCTGTCCCTGTTCCTGTCCCCGTCGCAACCTCATCAggttcttcttcatcaacctcctcaatAGGATCCTCTTCACCACTCTTAGCGAGCACCTCCTCTATGATCCTCTTCccctcatcaacctcgccGTTGGTAGCGCCGCACCCCATGCAGCGCCACATGCCTACCTCGCCTAGACTCTTAGTACCAGGGGGAGCTTGCCCATTGACGAGTCGGCACGAATCACATATCAATGCGAAGCGGTTCTTGGCGGCTGTCTCGTCTTCACCTAGCAGGACGTCGAATATACGATCGTACCAGTGTGTCTCGGGCGTCATGTACTGGTTATTTGTGCggggaggaggcggcggaggatgaGTGAATGCATTGGGTGCGAACTCTGCGCCAACTTCGGCAttttgttgttcttgtttctgctgctgctgctgtgcctcTGGACGGACGATGTTGGCAGTCGGCGGGGGAGGGAGGTTCGTTCGTCCCGGTTGCGGTTGGGGATGTTTCTTTGCGTCCTTGGGCGAGTCTTCCTTGGGTTCGTTCTTTTTGGGTTTCGGTTTGTTTTCGCCGCCGTACTTTTCGATGAGTTCCATTGTGGAGTCGTATTTTGTAGCGTCTTTGAGCTTTTGGATCGTGTTGGCGCGTTCTTGTTGGTGGGCTTTGAGGCGGGTGGTGAGGGAGTCGATGCGGAAGGTGAAGTATGTGGTTATGAGGGTGCGGGTTGCGTATATTCTGGGTTGTTAGATTTGAAAAGACACGAAATGATGAGGCGAGCATTGTAGAGGGGGCAGGCGAAGTAGTAAAGAATGAGCAGCGAGCGTAgcgaggaggaaaagaatGGGGAGTGTAGCGAGGAGCCAAAAGAACGAGAGTCGAGCGAAGCGAGGAGTAAAAAAAAGGCGAGCGGAGCGAGGAGTAAAAAGAATGAGAGGCAAGCAAATCGACTATTTAAAAAGAACGAGAATCGAGCGTAGCGAGGagtgaaaaaaaaaaaacgtaCAGGATGGGACCTCCAGCCATGCCAGTCCATTCATAGGCGCCCAGATTCCTGTATCCGACCACCAGAAGCAGCACAATCGCGTACACGAGGTACGCAAAGCCCAGGTACAGCGTCCATAGGACCTTTACGCGGCGCGAGTTGGTGTGAAGACGGTCGAGGTGCGCCTGCGAGGTGGTGATCTTGGATGACAGCGCGGACAGGGTCTTTTCGAAGGATGCTGGTGACGAGTCGTCGCCCTGCTTGCCGTGTTAGCTTTGCGGGGGTGATGCGACGGATTTGGATATCTTGCCTTCCAGGGCCAAAAGGACACCATGTTGGAGCTGGGGGCTCCCGAGACAAAGGAGAGTAAGGATCGTGGTGGTGTAGCTGGGtgagctgaagctgagctgGAGCTGTGAGGTGGAAGTTGAGAGCTTGATGCAGTTGGTGGAAATGTGGGGGAGAGCATCAGCCACATTTGTGCTGAGGGCGATGACGTTTGTGTTGAACTGGCTGGGTGGGCGACAGAGTTTGCCTGGCGTCATTTGGGGATTCTTTACTATTATTAAGTTCTGTTCGAATTGTGTTTGAGCATACTTTGAACTTAATCTTCCTGCGGCTTGGGTCAGGGTATCCTTCATGTGATGGTGCACTAGCCACAGTCGAGGGCAGTGACGATGTCCATGTTGGCATGTTGAAGATATATGTAGATTACTCCGTAGTTGGAGAAGTGTTTATTTATTGCATCTGGCTTGAGGATATGTATACTAGCAAAAATGGTTCGAAAGAAGTCTACCAAGCTATGGCACAAACATTGTCTTGATAGTAGATTGGTGTCCAGTTAGCATGACTGTCCTGTGGCTCTACACCAGCCAcaacttgccttgcctgcATCCTGCCAACATTCAACGAGTCAAGTGTCATGTTTGAGTCccaaccaactccaactccagctgcacatcatcgtcactcaACCTTGGCTCGAACCTACAACATTCAATACACGCCCATTCATAGCGCAGCACGCAATGAGTGTATAGCTTAGAGACTATTGCGCCtggtcttttttttttccttttgttctttccaTCAATACCCTTCCTGCGTGCTGTTCGTTC
Coding sequences within it:
- a CDS encoding protein lunapark (similar to Cordyceps militaris CM01 XP_006672517.1) gives rise to the protein MPTWTSSLPSTVASAPSHEGYPDPSRRKIKFKGDDSSPASFEKTLSALSSKITTSQAHLDRLHTNSRRVKVLWTLYLGFAYLVYAIVLLLVVGYRNLGAYEWTGMAGGPILIYATRTLITTYFTFRIDSLTTRLKAHQQERANTIQKLKDATKYDSTMELIEKYGGENKPKPKKNEPKEDSPKDAKKHPQPQPGRTNLPPPPTANIVRPEAQQQQQKQEQQNAEVGAEFAPNAFTHPPPPPPRTNNQYMTPETHWYDRIFDVLLGEDETAAKNRFALICDSCRLVNGQAPPGTKSLGEVGMWRCMGCGATNGEVDEGKRIIEEVLAKSGEEDPIEEVDEEEPDEVATGTGTGTDSPADSVKARRRNKT
- a CDS encoding protein kinase dsk1 (similar to Aspergillus terreus NIH2624 XP_001213975.1), which translates into the protein MSFLKSRFWPHVIPIITTIPAATHSKLRFRLGLLLGSSHGLLAPALAYPSIQRSPEPAPPNPASLTHQLSAGAPASPSSSSVDDPAENTADEEDSEDYCKGGYHPVQVGEKFKDGKYTVVRKLGWGHFSTVWLSRDNTNGKHVALKVVRSAAHYTETAIDEIKLLNRIVQAKPDHPGRKHVVSLLDSFEHKGPHGTHVCMVFEVLGENLLGLIKRWNHRGIPMPLVKQITKQVLMGLDYLHRECGIIHTDLKPENVLIEIGDVEQIVKKVVKNEPAEKENNRNGRRRRRTLITGSQPLPSPLNSTFNHSNLFPGGSAPSVGSVLDQGTVLVRIANLRPSRQKNHKSNEKNQDILTREVSGISLDKASGPTASTGEKRKAEDAHAFDVISVKIADLGNACWVNHHFTNDIQTRQYRSPEVILGAKWGASTDVWSMAVFELITGDYLFDPQSGTKYGKDDDHIAQIIELLGPFPRSLCLSGKWSQEIFNRKGELRNIHRLRHWALPDVLREKYHFKEEEAKRISAFLVPMLELIPEKRANAGGMAGHNWLEDTPGMKGLKIDGLEVGGRGEGIEGWATEVRKR
- a CDS encoding transcription factor IWS1 (similar to Cordyceps militaris CM01 XP_006672515.1), which translates into the protein MSDRESPAGSPANEPVDDGQEQDFQDEVAAADSDRDSDALSEIDENEFEDYDPETANIEDRPVDIDEDIARTLKATKRKRVAGDVPKKPREGRREKRRDRDDDVPMEDGSEPDGKAPRRARRAAEGERRRAKADTPEPQNEEELSPEERRKRAIDRALDAAIKKGGTTKRRRKDEIDLEDEIDEQLAELKVKMERACRADNEARESGQPALHKLKLLPEVNAILNRNNVQHAVLDPDTNFLQHVKFFLEPLNDGSLPAYNIQRDLFTAMTKLNVEKEALLSSGIGKVVLFYTRSKKPEPSIKRMAERLLGEWSRPILKRTDDYKKRQIESRDYDYQAAKMAQRQKIGSQFSLTQRPAMSARDAERERILAPVGSNNRARMSSLPESYTIAPKSTFDGTRGSEHRPLGAGGMEAFRKMTQKSKKRG